The Tenrec ecaudatus isolate mTenEca1 chromosome 7, mTenEca1.hap1, whole genome shotgun sequence genome window below encodes:
- the LOC142453133 gene encoding large ribosomal subunit protein eL39-like encodes MSFSRDWSLLSLVCKHKLKTTQKNDLSCAVQWFSTFATSSHKTCRIKRFLAKKQKQNQPTPQWVQMKTGNKTRYHSKRRCWRRIKSGL; translated from the exons atgtccttttccagggactggtctctcctg AGCCTGGTGTGCAAACACAAACTAAAGACAACACAGAAGAATGATTTAAGCTGCGCAGTGCAATGGTTTTCCACCTTCGCAACATCCTCTCATAAGACttgcaggatcaagagattcctggccaagaaacaaaaGCAGAATCAGCCCACACCCCAATGGGTCCAAATGAAAACTGGTAATAAGACCAGGTACCATTCCAAGAGAAGATGTTGGAGAAGAATCAAGAGTGGTCTGTAA